The DNA segment ATATCATCTCTCTGATCCGCAATACGTTTTACTGTTGTCAAAATACGCTCAATACCCCCATGAAATGATTCCCGTCTATGCGCCGTTAACAATACAATCTTCTGCCCCATCACCTTACCCTGTTCGATAACGTTCTTGATATCTCTTCTCGGCACTAATTGTCCACAATCAAGTCGTTCTTTCACGATGCGTAGAGCATCCACTACAGTATTGCCCACACAATGGACAAGCGATGGATCAATATTTTCTGAAAGCAAATTGCGCTCCGCCAGTAATGTTGGTGCAAAATGGTACTGAGCAAAATGACTCACAATCCTTCGGTTTAGCTCCTCAGGGAAAGGTTGTTCAATATCATACGTTCGCAACCCTGCCTCTACATGACCGATAGGGATATGCATATAAAATGCAGCCAAGCCAGCCGCCATAATGGTTGTAGTATCGCCCTCAACAAGCACTAGCGATGGCTGCACCGCTACATATAATTTCTTACATTCTCTCAACACAGCTTCATTAATATGAAAGAGATCCTGGCCAGCTTTTCCAATCCTAAGATGTACATCAGGCTGTATAGCGAACACATCAAAAACCTCCTGTAGAAGGTCGGTATGCTGATCAGTTGAACAAAGCATTACAGGAATACCTGCTTCTTTAAGCGCGAAATAAACTGGTATCATTTTTATGCCCTCTGGCCGCGTACCAACAACGATGAGGACAGGTTTATC comes from the Candidatus Babeliales bacterium genome and includes:
- the wecB gene encoding UDP-N-acetylglucosamine 2-epimerase (non-hydrolyzing) → MSGDKPVLIVVGTRPEGIKMIPVYFALKEAGIPVMLCSTDQHTDLLQEVFDVFAIQPDVHLRIGKAGQDLFHINEAVLRECKKLYVAVQPSLVLVEGDTTTIMAAGLAAFYMHIPIGHVEAGLRTYDIEQPFPEELNRRIVSHFAQYHFAPTLLAERNLLSENIDPSLVHCVGNTVVDALRIVKERLDCGQLVPRRDIKNVIEQGKVMGQKIVLLTAHRRESFHGGIERILTTVKRIADQRDDILFVYPFHPNPHVLEAIEKSEIRDMQNCYVARPLSYLDMVYVLHETDFIMTDSGGIQEEGVSLGKHVMVLREKTERMEGVSAGLAHMVGTDAVQMAKVFEQLCVLSERPAVHSSVYGDGYAAQKIVHIIEESRRIMRNEEVYQARAYTKEREQEAAS